The proteins below come from a single Denticeps clupeoides chromosome 15, fDenClu1.1, whole genome shotgun sequence genomic window:
- the LOC114764406 gene encoding synaptopodin 2-like protein isoform X1 codes for MSKCDTWVYCNAVESTQQIQLLHRGNLNVLRRSRLHVIPRVTVDRTSKNDNLKRFCLPLVVKVRKHSKACRAGLREEDELVSINETSCGDLSHGQAMDLIDLLSAGRGKLQLHIRRAPAALKSGVDLGPAPLSRTTPTYSHRSLVTSPTGGGPECVTSPPDSEAYYGETDSDADVAAQERHRRQKRRSPSSSPAKTPRAPPTEEEETSEMSGYESAPDGRGYGSQVQSWHEQFPGVPRREVVYQHIQPNWDLPAENVSDNSDQSNHQDGQGATEVDSGFQEPPLTIPPPLVSHERAKEALMLSSGRQLVPMVGPVQNPLDEELTVTYMDKARQAKLHRSESIQEKQVKEARSKCRTIASLLTDSPNPNSKGVLMFKKRRQRAKKYTLTCFGSVNGETCSRGDTEDEEDESFFLGSESEMDEETIAASNGLDPTWDSGYLDILDMKSSACRMDSDRKEDPDGHMGLSRSSGKGAQLFQLQKKRSEEHLAPPAANCVPRHVVPQQRAELTVSTPGPPAVQPPTGMVNGTPSAVSSTSFFLSPTRQVAPTVTSAVPSDSPGQADTSAGNAVLNRTAKPFAPGCVTHRSATAPVVFHPNTGTRAVSVANMPAAFAASPGPAVKRAISSASLYIPARPATVSGPPSLFSPSSTSGPGPFSPQSPMSAAPFSSTAPSNPPAGQVGPLSPTYSNTPPMIYSLPPVTPTHPLPPPHVQTTPLLSPVMPYSPGTPTTVNVQPFQHVSDPSAAPPMDSPSAHRVSFNPYVTVATTVPAQAHQQNGLPSEGLASREQRIAVPASRTGILQEAWRRPSKKPMFSQAEEKTNSPNPELLSLVQNLDERRKAGPDPGFESGPEEDFLNLGAEACNFMQAQRNKKIPPPPVAPKPAHHAPQITPQFGGKGAELFARRQSRMDRYVVDKQQPSAMPKATPQPRPPSPTPSLPVQWKYSPNIRAPPPISYNPLLSPSCPPGAQRATKSVEVTKAKQHHASPHRPGTNWMNQQPYQLSPSLFSYGGGVPPVTSTNQPQPASAMPVKSVRVQEIKRFSTPTPMSTSLKPTVLVPRSATTLGEPLWRSDVMSPPPQQPVPVCAPMPPPPLHSGGLPALPRISAAPVPSAGGLAHNGPAVHFTPDRQFKSAPDLSPLAFRGSQSSGIAPPVRVPRPRFSTSTAGLQANVWRPGSILY; via the exons ATGTCCAAGTGTGACACGTGGGTTTACTGTAACGCTGTGGAATCCACACAACAGATCCAGCTGCTCCATCGGGGGAACCTCAATGTTCTGAGACGTTCCAGACTGCATGTCATACCACGTGTTACTGTGGACAGGACAAgtaaaaatgacaatttgaaGCGGTTTTGTCTCCCTCTTGTGGTGAAGGTGAGGAAACACAGTAAAGCCTGTCGCGCTGGGTTACGGGAGGAGGACGAGCTGGTGTCCATCAATGAGACCAGCTGTGGGGACCTGTCCCACGGGCAGGCCATGGACCTCATCGACCTGCTGTCAGCCGGCCGAGGGAAGCTGCAGCTGCACATCAGAAG GGCTCCAGCGGCTCTAAAGTCGGGGGTAGATCTGGGCCCTGCCCCACTATCCAGAACCACGCCCACCTATAGCCACCGCAGCTTGGTCACCTCCCCCACAGGAGGCGGGCCTGAGTGTGTGACGTCCCCTCCTGACAGCGAGGCGTATTATGGAGAAACGGACAGCGATGCAGATGTGGCAGCACAGGAGCGCCATCGTCGTCAGAAACGGCGCAGCCCCAGCAGTTCTCCAGCCAAAACACCTCGAGCCCCGcccacagaggaggaggagacgtcTGAGATGAGCGGCTACGAGAGCGCGCCTGACGGCCGTGGCTACGGGTCCCAGGTCCAGAGCTGGCATGAACAGTTCCCGGGCGTGCCCCGCAGGGAGGTGGTGTACCAGCACATCCAACCCAACTGGGACCTGCCTGCGGAGAACGTGTCCGACAACTCCGACCAGAGCAACCATCAGGACGGACAAGGCGCCACGGAGGTGGACAGTGGCTTCCAGGAGCCTCCTCTCACCATCCCACCACCGCTGGTGTCCCATGAGAGGGCCAAGGAGGCACTGATGCTGTCCTCTGGGAGGCAGCTAGTGCCAATGGTGGGACCAGTGCAGAATCCACTGGATGAAGAACTCACTGTGACCTACATGGACAAAGCCAGGCAAGCCA AGCTCCACAGGAGTGAGAGCATCCAGGAGAAGCAGGTGAAGGAGGCTCGGTCCAAGTGCCGCACCATCGCTTCGCTCCTCACTGACTCGCCCAACCCCAACTCCAAGGGAGTGCTCATGTTCAAGAAGCGGCGGCAGCGCGCCAAGAAGTACACACTTACCTGCTTCGGCAGCGTCAACGGAGAAACCTGCTCCCGCGGGGACACCGAAGACGAGGAGGACGAGAGCTTCTTTCTGGGCAGTGAATCAGAGATGGATGAAGAAACGATCGCTGCCTCAAATGGCCTTGACCCCACATGGGACAGCGGCTACCTGGACATCTTGGACATGAAGTCATCAGCCTGCAGAATGGACTCTGACCGAAAGGAGGATCCAGATGGCCACATGGGGCTCAGCAGGTCATCCGGAAAGGGTGCACAGCTGTTCCAGCTACAGAAGAAGCGGTCAGAGGAGCATCTCGCCCCACCAGCCGCCAACTGTGTGCCCAGACATGTTGTTCCTCAACAGCGGGCTGAGTTGACTGTGTCCACCCCAGGTCCCCCTGCAGTGCAGCCTCCCACTGGCATGGTGAACGGGACCCCGTCGGCGGTTAGCAGCACCAGTTTTTTCCTGTCCCCCACCAGGCAGGTGGCACCTACAGTCACCTCTGCCGTACCCAGTGACTCCCCGGGTCAGGCCGATACCAGTGCTGGCAACGCTGTGCTCAACCGCACAGCCAAGCCCTTCGCCCCAGGCTGTGTAACCCACCGATCTGCCACGGCCCCCGTAGTCTTCCACCCAAACACGGGCACGAGGGCGGTGTCCGTGGCAAACATGCCTGCGGCCTTCGCTGCTTCCCCTGGACCAGCGGTGAAGCGGGCGATCTCCTCCGCGTCTCTTTACATCCCCGCCCGGCCGGCGACTGTCAGCGGACCTCCCAGCCTGTTCTCCCCGTCCTCCACATCTGGGCCAGGTCCTTTCTCGCCCCAGTCCCCCATGTCTGCAGCCCCCTTCTCGTCCACTGCACCTTCAAACCCACCTGCTGGACAAGTTGGACCTCTCAGTCCCACTTATTCTAATACACCTCCCATGATCTACTCCCTCCCCCCTGTCACACCAACCCACCCACTTCCTCCACCCCATGTTCAAACTACACCTTTATTAAGTCCCGTCATGCCATACTCCCCCGGCACACCCACGACTGTCAATGTGCAGCCTTTCCAACATGTGTCTGATCCATCTGCAGCACCACCCATGGACTCTCCCTCAGCTCACAGGGTCTCCTTCAATCCATACGTCACCGTGGCAACCACTGTCCCTGCTCAAGCCCACCAGCAAAATGGTCTGCCGTCAGAGGGACTGGCGTCCCGGGAGCAGAGGATTGCTGTGCCTGCTTCCCGGACTGGCATTCTGCAGGAGGCTTGGCGTCGACCTTCCAAGAAGCCAATGTTCAGTCAGGCAGAGGAGAAGACCAATTCCCCCAACCCTGAGCTGCTCTCACTGGTCCAGAACCTGGACGAGAGGCGAAAGGCAGGTCCTGATCCCGGCTTTGAGTCTGGCCCAGAGGAAGACTTTCTCAACTTGGGTGCTGAAGCTTGCAACTTCATGCAGGCCCAGAGGAACAAGAAGATTCCTCCCCCACCTGTGGCCCCCAAACCGGCACACCATGCTCCACAGATTACGCCCCAGTTTGGGGGAAAGGGAGCTGAACTGTTTGCACGAAGGCAGAGTCGAATGGACCGCTATGTAGTAGACAAACAGCAACCCTCAGCCATGCCAAAGGCGACTCCTcagccacgcccaccctcaCCTACACCTTCACTTCCTGTCCAATGGAAATACTCGCCCAATATCCGGGCCCCGCCCCCCATTAGCTACAACCCTCTGCTTTCCCCCTCCTGCCCCCCTGGAGCTCAGCGTGCCACCAAGTCTGTGGAGGTCACCAAGGCCAAGCAGCATCATGCCAGTCCTCACAGACCAGGCACGAACTGGATGAACCAGCAGCCGTACCAGCTCAGCCCGTCTCTGTTCAGTTACGGGGGCGGCGTCCCACCGGTCACATCAACCAATCAGCCTCAGCCAGCCTCTGCAATGCCTGTGAAATCAGTTCGTGTACAGGAGATCAAGCGCTTCTCCACACCAACACCCATGTCTACCTCCCTGAAGCCCACTGTCTTAGTGCCGCGTTCCGCAACGACCCTGGGCGAGCCTCTTTGGAGGTCTGACGTAATGTCCCCTCCACCCCAACAACCTGTGCCTGTCTGCGCCCCCATGCCTCCGCCTCCTCTCCATTCAGGAGgtctcccggctctgccccgcATCTCGGCAGCTCCGGTCCCCAGTGCAGGGGGACTCGCCCACAATGGCCCCGCTGTGCACTTCACGCCGGACAGGCAGTTTAAGAGCGCCCCGGATCTGAGTCCCCTGGCTTTCCGCGGCTCACAGTCATCTGGCATCGCCCCACCTGTACGAGTGCCCAGGCCCCGGTTCAGCACGTCCACTGCAGGCCTGCAGGCTAATGTGTGGAGACCTGGCTCCATTCTTTACTAA
- the LOC114764406 gene encoding synaptopodin 2-like protein isoform X3 has product MVAEEVAVTLSGGAPWGFRLQGGAEHNKPLQVSKVRKHSKACRAGLREEDELVSINETSCGDLSHGQAMDLIDLLSAGRGKLQLHIRRAPAALKSGVDLGPAPLSRTTPTYSHRSLVTSPTGGGPECVTSPPDSEAYYGETDSDADVAAQERHRRQKRRSPSSSPAKTPRAPPTEEEETSEMSGYESAPDGRGYGSQVQSWHEQFPGVPRREVVYQHIQPNWDLPAENVSDNSDQSNHQDGQGATEVDSGFQEPPLTIPPPLVSHERAKEALMLSSGRQLVPMVGPVQNPLDEELTVTYMDKARQAKLHRSESIQEKQVKEARSKCRTIASLLTDSPNPNSKGVLMFKKRRQRAKKYTLTCFGSVNGETCSRGDTEDEEDESFFLGSESEMDEETIAASNGLDPTWDSGYLDILDMKSSACRMDSDRKEDPDGHMGLSRSSGKGAQLFQLQKKRSEEHLAPPAANCVPRHVVPQQRAELTVSTPGPPAVQPPTGMVNGTPSAVSSTSFFLSPTRQVAPTVTSAVPSDSPGQADTSAGNAVLNRTAKPFAPGCVTHRSATAPVVFHPNTGTRAVSVANMPAAFAASPGPAVKRAISSASLYIPARPATVSGPPSLFSPSSTSGPGPFSPQSPMSAAPFSSTAPSNPPAGQVGPLSPTYSNTPPMIYSLPPVTPTHPLPPPHVQTTPLLSPVMPYSPGTPTTVNVQPFQHVSDPSAAPPMDSPSAHRVSFNPYVTVATTVPAQAHQQNGLPSEGLASREQRIAVPASRTGILQEAWRRPSKKPMFSQAEEKTNSPNPELLSLVQNLDERRKAGPDPGFESGPEEDFLNLGAEACNFMQAQRNKKIPPPPVAPKPAHHAPQITPQFGGKGAELFARRQSRMDRYVVDKQQPSAMPKATPQPRPPSPTPSLPVQWKYSPNIRAPPPISYNPLLSPSCPPGAQRATKSVEVTKAKQHHASPHRPGTNWMNQQPYQLSPSLFSYGGGVPPVTSTNQPQPASAMPVKSVRVQEIKRFSTPTPMSTSLKPTVLVPRSATTLGEPLWRSDVMSPPPQQPVPVCAPMPPPPLHSGGLPALPRISAAPVPSAGGLAHNGPAVHFTPDRQFKSAPDLSPLAFRGSQSSGIAPPVRVPRPRFSTSTAGLQANVWRPGSILY; this is encoded by the exons ATGGTGGCTGAGGAGGTGGCGGTCACGCTGTCGGGGGGGGCGCCCTGGGGGTTCCGTCTCCAGGGGGGCGCGGAGCACAACAAGCCCCTCCAAGTGTCCAAG GTGAGGAAACACAGTAAAGCCTGTCGCGCTGGGTTACGGGAGGAGGACGAGCTGGTGTCCATCAATGAGACCAGCTGTGGGGACCTGTCCCACGGGCAGGCCATGGACCTCATCGACCTGCTGTCAGCCGGCCGAGGGAAGCTGCAGCTGCACATCAGAAG GGCTCCAGCGGCTCTAAAGTCGGGGGTAGATCTGGGCCCTGCCCCACTATCCAGAACCACGCCCACCTATAGCCACCGCAGCTTGGTCACCTCCCCCACAGGAGGCGGGCCTGAGTGTGTGACGTCCCCTCCTGACAGCGAGGCGTATTATGGAGAAACGGACAGCGATGCAGATGTGGCAGCACAGGAGCGCCATCGTCGTCAGAAACGGCGCAGCCCCAGCAGTTCTCCAGCCAAAACACCTCGAGCCCCGcccacagaggaggaggagacgtcTGAGATGAGCGGCTACGAGAGCGCGCCTGACGGCCGTGGCTACGGGTCCCAGGTCCAGAGCTGGCATGAACAGTTCCCGGGCGTGCCCCGCAGGGAGGTGGTGTACCAGCACATCCAACCCAACTGGGACCTGCCTGCGGAGAACGTGTCCGACAACTCCGACCAGAGCAACCATCAGGACGGACAAGGCGCCACGGAGGTGGACAGTGGCTTCCAGGAGCCTCCTCTCACCATCCCACCACCGCTGGTGTCCCATGAGAGGGCCAAGGAGGCACTGATGCTGTCCTCTGGGAGGCAGCTAGTGCCAATGGTGGGACCAGTGCAGAATCCACTGGATGAAGAACTCACTGTGACCTACATGGACAAAGCCAGGCAAGCCA AGCTCCACAGGAGTGAGAGCATCCAGGAGAAGCAGGTGAAGGAGGCTCGGTCCAAGTGCCGCACCATCGCTTCGCTCCTCACTGACTCGCCCAACCCCAACTCCAAGGGAGTGCTCATGTTCAAGAAGCGGCGGCAGCGCGCCAAGAAGTACACACTTACCTGCTTCGGCAGCGTCAACGGAGAAACCTGCTCCCGCGGGGACACCGAAGACGAGGAGGACGAGAGCTTCTTTCTGGGCAGTGAATCAGAGATGGATGAAGAAACGATCGCTGCCTCAAATGGCCTTGACCCCACATGGGACAGCGGCTACCTGGACATCTTGGACATGAAGTCATCAGCCTGCAGAATGGACTCTGACCGAAAGGAGGATCCAGATGGCCACATGGGGCTCAGCAGGTCATCCGGAAAGGGTGCACAGCTGTTCCAGCTACAGAAGAAGCGGTCAGAGGAGCATCTCGCCCCACCAGCCGCCAACTGTGTGCCCAGACATGTTGTTCCTCAACAGCGGGCTGAGTTGACTGTGTCCACCCCAGGTCCCCCTGCAGTGCAGCCTCCCACTGGCATGGTGAACGGGACCCCGTCGGCGGTTAGCAGCACCAGTTTTTTCCTGTCCCCCACCAGGCAGGTGGCACCTACAGTCACCTCTGCCGTACCCAGTGACTCCCCGGGTCAGGCCGATACCAGTGCTGGCAACGCTGTGCTCAACCGCACAGCCAAGCCCTTCGCCCCAGGCTGTGTAACCCACCGATCTGCCACGGCCCCCGTAGTCTTCCACCCAAACACGGGCACGAGGGCGGTGTCCGTGGCAAACATGCCTGCGGCCTTCGCTGCTTCCCCTGGACCAGCGGTGAAGCGGGCGATCTCCTCCGCGTCTCTTTACATCCCCGCCCGGCCGGCGACTGTCAGCGGACCTCCCAGCCTGTTCTCCCCGTCCTCCACATCTGGGCCAGGTCCTTTCTCGCCCCAGTCCCCCATGTCTGCAGCCCCCTTCTCGTCCACTGCACCTTCAAACCCACCTGCTGGACAAGTTGGACCTCTCAGTCCCACTTATTCTAATACACCTCCCATGATCTACTCCCTCCCCCCTGTCACACCAACCCACCCACTTCCTCCACCCCATGTTCAAACTACACCTTTATTAAGTCCCGTCATGCCATACTCCCCCGGCACACCCACGACTGTCAATGTGCAGCCTTTCCAACATGTGTCTGATCCATCTGCAGCACCACCCATGGACTCTCCCTCAGCTCACAGGGTCTCCTTCAATCCATACGTCACCGTGGCAACCACTGTCCCTGCTCAAGCCCACCAGCAAAATGGTCTGCCGTCAGAGGGACTGGCGTCCCGGGAGCAGAGGATTGCTGTGCCTGCTTCCCGGACTGGCATTCTGCAGGAGGCTTGGCGTCGACCTTCCAAGAAGCCAATGTTCAGTCAGGCAGAGGAGAAGACCAATTCCCCCAACCCTGAGCTGCTCTCACTGGTCCAGAACCTGGACGAGAGGCGAAAGGCAGGTCCTGATCCCGGCTTTGAGTCTGGCCCAGAGGAAGACTTTCTCAACTTGGGTGCTGAAGCTTGCAACTTCATGCAGGCCCAGAGGAACAAGAAGATTCCTCCCCCACCTGTGGCCCCCAAACCGGCACACCATGCTCCACAGATTACGCCCCAGTTTGGGGGAAAGGGAGCTGAACTGTTTGCACGAAGGCAGAGTCGAATGGACCGCTATGTAGTAGACAAACAGCAACCCTCAGCCATGCCAAAGGCGACTCCTcagccacgcccaccctcaCCTACACCTTCACTTCCTGTCCAATGGAAATACTCGCCCAATATCCGGGCCCCGCCCCCCATTAGCTACAACCCTCTGCTTTCCCCCTCCTGCCCCCCTGGAGCTCAGCGTGCCACCAAGTCTGTGGAGGTCACCAAGGCCAAGCAGCATCATGCCAGTCCTCACAGACCAGGCACGAACTGGATGAACCAGCAGCCGTACCAGCTCAGCCCGTCTCTGTTCAGTTACGGGGGCGGCGTCCCACCGGTCACATCAACCAATCAGCCTCAGCCAGCCTCTGCAATGCCTGTGAAATCAGTTCGTGTACAGGAGATCAAGCGCTTCTCCACACCAACACCCATGTCTACCTCCCTGAAGCCCACTGTCTTAGTGCCGCGTTCCGCAACGACCCTGGGCGAGCCTCTTTGGAGGTCTGACGTAATGTCCCCTCCACCCCAACAACCTGTGCCTGTCTGCGCCCCCATGCCTCCGCCTCCTCTCCATTCAGGAGgtctcccggctctgccccgcATCTCGGCAGCTCCGGTCCCCAGTGCAGGGGGACTCGCCCACAATGGCCCCGCTGTGCACTTCACGCCGGACAGGCAGTTTAAGAGCGCCCCGGATCTGAGTCCCCTGGCTTTCCGCGGCTCACAGTCATCTGGCATCGCCCCACCTGTACGAGTGCCCAGGCCCCGGTTCAGCACGTCCACTGCAGGCCTGCAGGCTAATGTGTGGAGACCTGGCTCCATTCTTTACTAA
- the LOC114764406 gene encoding synaptopodin 2-like protein isoform X2, which produces MVAEEVAVTLSGGAPWGFRLQGGAEHNKPLQVSKVRKHSKACRAGLREEDELVSINETSCGDLSHGQAMDLIDLLSAGRGKLQLHIRRSERRSDVMRAAPLPVFNRSLVGDRAPAALKSGVDLGPAPLSRTTPTYSHRSLVTSPTGGGPECVTSPPDSEAYYGETDSDADVAAQERHRRQKRRSPSSSPAKTPRAPPTEEEETSEMSGYESAPDGRGYGSQVQSWHEQFPGVPRREVVYQHIQPNWDLPAENVSDNSDQSNHQDGQGATEVDSGFQEPPLTIPPPLVSHERAKEALMLSSGRQLVPMVGPVQNPLDEELTVTYMDKARQAKLHRSESIQEKQVKEARSKCRTIASLLTDSPNPNSKGVLMFKKRRQRAKKYTLTCFGSVNGETCSRGDTEDEEDESFFLGSESEMDEETIAASNGLDPTWDSGYLDILDMKSSACRMDSDRKEDPDGHMGLSRSSGKGAQLFQLQKKRSEEHLAPPAANCVPRHVVPQQRAELTVSTPGPPAVQPPTGMVNGTPSAVSSTSFFLSPTRQVAPTVTSAVPSDSPGQADTSAGNAVLNRTAKPFAPGCVTHRSATAPVVFHPNTGTRAVSVANMPAAFAASPGPAVKRAISSASLYIPARPATVSGPPSLFSPSSTSGPGPFSPQSPMSAAPFSSTAPSNPPAGQVGPLSPTYSNTPPMIYSLPPVTPTHPLPPPHVQTTPLLSPVMPYSPGTPTTVNVQPFQHVSDPSAAPPMDSPSAHRVSFNPYVTVATTVPAQAHQQNGLPSEGLASREQRIAVPASRTGILQEAWRRPSKKPMFSQAEEKTNSPNPELLSLVQNLDERRKAGPDPGFESGPEEDFLNLGAEACNFMQAQRNKKIPPPPVAPKPAHHAPQITPQFGGKGAELFARRQSRMDRYVVDKQQPSAMPKATPQPRPPSPTPSLPVQWKYSPNIRAPPPISYNPLLSPSCPPGAQRATKSVEVTKAKQHHASPHRPGTNWMNQQPYQLSPSLFSYGGGVPPVTSTNQPQPASAMPVKSVRVQEIKRFSTPTPMSTSLKPTVLVPRSATTLGEPLWRSDVMSPPPQQPVPVCAPMPPPPLHSGGLPALPRISAAPVPSAGGLAHNGPAVHFTPDRQFKSAPDLSPLAFRGSQSSGIAPPVRVPRPRFSTSTAGLQANVWRPGSILY; this is translated from the exons ATGGTGGCTGAGGAGGTGGCGGTCACGCTGTCGGGGGGGGCGCCCTGGGGGTTCCGTCTCCAGGGGGGCGCGGAGCACAACAAGCCCCTCCAAGTGTCCAAG GTGAGGAAACACAGTAAAGCCTGTCGCGCTGGGTTACGGGAGGAGGACGAGCTGGTGTCCATCAATGAGACCAGCTGTGGGGACCTGTCCCACGGGCAGGCCATGGACCTCATCGACCTGCTGTCAGCCGGCCGAGGGAAGCTGCAGCTGCACATCAGAAGGTCAGAGCGGCGTTCCGACGTGATGCGAGCTGCCCCGCTTCCTGTTTTTAACCGTTCTCTTGTTGGTGACAGGGCTCCAGCGGCTCTAAAGTCGGGGGTAGATCTGGGCCCTGCCCCACTATCCAGAACCACGCCCACCTATAGCCACCGCAGCTTGGTCACCTCCCCCACAGGAGGCGGGCCTGAGTGTGTGACGTCCCCTCCTGACAGCGAGGCGTATTATGGAGAAACGGACAGCGATGCAGATGTGGCAGCACAGGAGCGCCATCGTCGTCAGAAACGGCGCAGCCCCAGCAGTTCTCCAGCCAAAACACCTCGAGCCCCGcccacagaggaggaggagacgtcTGAGATGAGCGGCTACGAGAGCGCGCCTGACGGCCGTGGCTACGGGTCCCAGGTCCAGAGCTGGCATGAACAGTTCCCGGGCGTGCCCCGCAGGGAGGTGGTGTACCAGCACATCCAACCCAACTGGGACCTGCCTGCGGAGAACGTGTCCGACAACTCCGACCAGAGCAACCATCAGGACGGACAAGGCGCCACGGAGGTGGACAGTGGCTTCCAGGAGCCTCCTCTCACCATCCCACCACCGCTGGTGTCCCATGAGAGGGCCAAGGAGGCACTGATGCTGTCCTCTGGGAGGCAGCTAGTGCCAATGGTGGGACCAGTGCAGAATCCACTGGATGAAGAACTCACTGTGACCTACATGGACAAAGCCAGGCAAGCCA AGCTCCACAGGAGTGAGAGCATCCAGGAGAAGCAGGTGAAGGAGGCTCGGTCCAAGTGCCGCACCATCGCTTCGCTCCTCACTGACTCGCCCAACCCCAACTCCAAGGGAGTGCTCATGTTCAAGAAGCGGCGGCAGCGCGCCAAGAAGTACACACTTACCTGCTTCGGCAGCGTCAACGGAGAAACCTGCTCCCGCGGGGACACCGAAGACGAGGAGGACGAGAGCTTCTTTCTGGGCAGTGAATCAGAGATGGATGAAGAAACGATCGCTGCCTCAAATGGCCTTGACCCCACATGGGACAGCGGCTACCTGGACATCTTGGACATGAAGTCATCAGCCTGCAGAATGGACTCTGACCGAAAGGAGGATCCAGATGGCCACATGGGGCTCAGCAGGTCATCCGGAAAGGGTGCACAGCTGTTCCAGCTACAGAAGAAGCGGTCAGAGGAGCATCTCGCCCCACCAGCCGCCAACTGTGTGCCCAGACATGTTGTTCCTCAACAGCGGGCTGAGTTGACTGTGTCCACCCCAGGTCCCCCTGCAGTGCAGCCTCCCACTGGCATGGTGAACGGGACCCCGTCGGCGGTTAGCAGCACCAGTTTTTTCCTGTCCCCCACCAGGCAGGTGGCACCTACAGTCACCTCTGCCGTACCCAGTGACTCCCCGGGTCAGGCCGATACCAGTGCTGGCAACGCTGTGCTCAACCGCACAGCCAAGCCCTTCGCCCCAGGCTGTGTAACCCACCGATCTGCCACGGCCCCCGTAGTCTTCCACCCAAACACGGGCACGAGGGCGGTGTCCGTGGCAAACATGCCTGCGGCCTTCGCTGCTTCCCCTGGACCAGCGGTGAAGCGGGCGATCTCCTCCGCGTCTCTTTACATCCCCGCCCGGCCGGCGACTGTCAGCGGACCTCCCAGCCTGTTCTCCCCGTCCTCCACATCTGGGCCAGGTCCTTTCTCGCCCCAGTCCCCCATGTCTGCAGCCCCCTTCTCGTCCACTGCACCTTCAAACCCACCTGCTGGACAAGTTGGACCTCTCAGTCCCACTTATTCTAATACACCTCCCATGATCTACTCCCTCCCCCCTGTCACACCAACCCACCCACTTCCTCCACCCCATGTTCAAACTACACCTTTATTAAGTCCCGTCATGCCATACTCCCCCGGCACACCCACGACTGTCAATGTGCAGCCTTTCCAACATGTGTCTGATCCATCTGCAGCACCACCCATGGACTCTCCCTCAGCTCACAGGGTCTCCTTCAATCCATACGTCACCGTGGCAACCACTGTCCCTGCTCAAGCCCACCAGCAAAATGGTCTGCCGTCAGAGGGACTGGCGTCCCGGGAGCAGAGGATTGCTGTGCCTGCTTCCCGGACTGGCATTCTGCAGGAGGCTTGGCGTCGACCTTCCAAGAAGCCAATGTTCAGTCAGGCAGAGGAGAAGACCAATTCCCCCAACCCTGAGCTGCTCTCACTGGTCCAGAACCTGGACGAGAGGCGAAAGGCAGGTCCTGATCCCGGCTTTGAGTCTGGCCCAGAGGAAGACTTTCTCAACTTGGGTGCTGAAGCTTGCAACTTCATGCAGGCCCAGAGGAACAAGAAGATTCCTCCCCCACCTGTGGCCCCCAAACCGGCACACCATGCTCCACAGATTACGCCCCAGTTTGGGGGAAAGGGAGCTGAACTGTTTGCACGAAGGCAGAGTCGAATGGACCGCTATGTAGTAGACAAACAGCAACCCTCAGCCATGCCAAAGGCGACTCCTcagccacgcccaccctcaCCTACACCTTCACTTCCTGTCCAATGGAAATACTCGCCCAATATCCGGGCCCCGCCCCCCATTAGCTACAACCCTCTGCTTTCCCCCTCCTGCCCCCCTGGAGCTCAGCGTGCCACCAAGTCTGTGGAGGTCACCAAGGCCAAGCAGCATCATGCCAGTCCTCACAGACCAGGCACGAACTGGATGAACCAGCAGCCGTACCAGCTCAGCCCGTCTCTGTTCAGTTACGGGGGCGGCGTCCCACCGGTCACATCAACCAATCAGCCTCAGCCAGCCTCTGCAATGCCTGTGAAATCAGTTCGTGTACAGGAGATCAAGCGCTTCTCCACACCAACACCCATGTCTACCTCCCTGAAGCCCACTGTCTTAGTGCCGCGTTCCGCAACGACCCTGGGCGAGCCTCTTTGGAGGTCTGACGTAATGTCCCCTCCACCCCAACAACCTGTGCCTGTCTGCGCCCCCATGCCTCCGCCTCCTCTCCATTCAGGAGgtctcccggctctgccccgcATCTCGGCAGCTCCGGTCCCCAGTGCAGGGGGACTCGCCCACAATGGCCCCGCTGTGCACTTCACGCCGGACAGGCAGTTTAAGAGCGCCCCGGATCTGAGTCCCCTGGCTTTCCGCGGCTCACAGTCATCTGGCATCGCCCCACCTGTACGAGTGCCCAGGCCCCGGTTCAGCACGTCCACTGCAGGCCTGCAGGCTAATGTGTGGAGACCTGGCTCCATTCTTTACTAA
- the rhoq gene encoding rho-related GTP-binding protein RhoQ codes for MASGTGGSVMLKCVVVGDGAVGKTCLLMSYANDAFPEEYVPTVFDHYAVSVNVGGKQYLLGLYDTAGQEDYDRLRPLSYPMTDVFLICFSVVNPASFQNVREEWVPELQEYAPNVPYLLIGTQIDLRDDPKTIAKLNDVKEKPIVTEQGQKMAKEIGACCYVECSALTQKGLKTVFDEAIIAILAPKRGPLRRRLGPRCINCCLIT; via the exons ATGGCCAGCGGCACCGGCGGCAGCGTCATGCTGAAGTGTGTGGTGGTCGGGGACGGGGCCGTGGGCAAGACCTGCCTGTTGATGAGCTACGCCAACGACGCCTTCCCCGAGGAGTACGTGCCCACGGTGTTCGACCATTACGCAG TGAGTGTCAACGTCGGGGGGAAGCAGTACCTTCTCGGCCTGTACGACACTGCTGGTCAG GAGGACTATGACCGCCTGCGGCCGCTCTCCTACCCCATGACGGACGTCTTCCTCATCTGCTTCTCCGTGGTGAACCCGGCCAGCTTCCAGAACGTGCGGGAGGAGTGGGTTCCTGAGCTGCAGGAATACGCGCCCAACGTGCCGTACCTGCTCATCGGGACACAG ATCGACTTGAGGGACGATCCAAAGACTATAGCGAAGCTGAATGATGTGAAGGAGAAGCCCATCGTTACGGAGCAGGGACAGAAGATGGCCAAGGAG ATCGGTGCCTGCTGCTACGTGGAGTGCTCCGCCCTGACCCAGAAGGGACTGAAGACGGTGTTCGACGAGGCCATCATCGCCATCCTGGCCCCCAAAAGAGGGCCGCTGCGGAGACGCCTGGGCCCTCGCTGCATCAACTGCTGCCTTATCACATGA